A window of Staphylococcus sp. 17KM0847 contains these coding sequences:
- the mutM gene encoding bifunctional DNA-formamidopyrimidine glycosylase/DNA-(apurinic or apyrimidinic site) lyase — protein sequence MPELPEVEHVKRGIVPYIVGQKIIDITFSDKVIDGKASGKETIIKGSTLEAFRQYSIGYTITDVVRRSKYLLFSLEQETIQRTLISHLGMAGGFFVAREVSDIIIPNYRKHWHVIFHLDNDLKLIYSDIRRFGEIRNVSALDEYPSILDIAPEPFHQEAEAHFLNQFEHKKYAKMPIKQMILDHRVIAGCGNIYACEALFDAGIHPQRQAKDLSLAQRQKVFKSVVKVLEMGIVNGGTSISDYVHADGQRGTMQNNLNVYKQKECSVCGQAITTAIIGGRNTHYCEHCQQ from the coding sequence GTGCCAGAATTACCAGAAGTAGAGCATGTTAAACGTGGTATCGTTCCATATATTGTAGGGCAAAAAATTATAGATATTACTTTTTCAGATAAAGTCATAGACGGTAAAGCGTCAGGTAAAGAAACGATTATTAAAGGGAGCACGCTCGAAGCGTTTCGACAATATAGTATCGGTTATACGATTACGGATGTGGTGCGACGCAGTAAATATTTATTGTTTTCACTCGAACAAGAGACCATACAGCGCACACTAATTTCACATCTTGGTATGGCAGGTGGCTTTTTTGTAGCGCGTGAAGTATCGGATATTATCATACCGAACTATCGGAAGCATTGGCACGTTATCTTCCATTTGGATAATGATCTGAAGTTGATCTATTCAGATATTCGTCGTTTTGGTGAGATACGGAACGTGAGCGCGTTAGACGAATATCCATCTATATTGGATATTGCGCCTGAACCATTTCATCAAGAAGCGGAAGCACACTTTTTAAATCAATTTGAACATAAAAAATATGCGAAGATGCCTATTAAACAAATGATATTGGATCATCGTGTCATAGCAGGGTGTGGTAATATTTATGCATGTGAGGCACTTTTTGATGCCGGAATCCATCCACAGAGGCAGGCAAAAGATTTAAGCCTTGCGCAGCGACAAAAAGTGTTCAAAAGTGTTGTGAAAGTTTTAGAAATGGGTATTGTAAATGGAGGAACGAGTATTTCGGATTATGTGCATGCAGATGGCCAACGAGGAACGATGCAAAATAATCTGAATGTGTATAAACAAAAGGAATGTTCAGTATGTGGACAGGCAATCACTACCGCAATCATCGGTGGTAGAAATACGCATTATTGTGAACATTGCCAACAATAG
- the coaE gene encoding dephospho-CoA kinase (Dephospho-CoA kinase (CoaE) performs the final step in coenzyme A biosynthesis.): protein MPKVIGLTGGIATGKSTVAEILTAHGFKIVDADLAARQAVEKGSEGLQQVKEVFGEAAITDEGEMDRAYIASQVFYDDALRQQLNEIIHPKVREIMAAERDAYLNEGYNVIMDIPLLYENGLEDTVDEVWLVYASESIQVDRLMARNELSIEDAKARVYSQISIDKKSRMADVVIDNLGTTLELKQNVEKMLEKKGY from the coding sequence ATGCCAAAAGTCATTGGATTAACAGGTGGAATTGCTACTGGAAAATCTACGGTAGCAGAGATATTAACAGCACATGGATTTAAAATTGTAGATGCAGATTTAGCAGCACGTCAAGCTGTTGAAAAGGGTTCTGAAGGATTGCAACAGGTCAAAGAAGTCTTTGGCGAAGCTGCAATCACGGATGAAGGTGAGATGGATCGTGCGTATATCGCAAGTCAAGTTTTTTATGATGATGCACTACGTCAACAATTAAATGAGATTATCCATCCTAAAGTACGTGAGATTATGGCAGCTGAACGTGATGCTTATTTAAATGAAGGCTACAATGTGATTATGGATATTCCATTGCTCTACGAAAATGGTTTAGAAGATACAGTAGACGAAGTGTGGCTTGTGTATGCGTCGGAATCTATCCAAGTTGATCGCTTGATGGCACGTAACGAATTGTCGATTGAAGACGCGAAGGCACGTGTATATAGTCAGATTTCAATCGATAAAAAGAGCAGAATGGCGGATGTCGTTATCGATAATTTAGGAACAACATTAGAATTAAAACAAAATGTAGAAAAAATGCTTGAGAAAAAAGGATATTAA